The following proteins come from a genomic window of unidentified bacterial endosymbiont:
- a CDS encoding ATP-binding protein has product MQSLLPVGLSLLLPLVLIWDEFLSFDGCRWLGIIILLSTIGVIIQQLKVQTQRESLYQKTILDLELTLTQQEQIQHDLTHQLTLFQSITDASPDLIAIYNEDSQFIVCNQAIVLLTGKSRQQLIGSTPFPFFDTEVAEKEVETNRQLFQTNRPVTYEIWGPRAQVYFEVHKVPFYDPIKKQHGVLGFGRDITDRKNLQLALEKANYSKTHFIATISHELRTPLSGIIGLCRLLREEQLDPPLQQRYLKTIYLNALTLNHIFDDIVSLGKFEQHQIKLVAAPLSLRDLVEELEDLGQVLVEPKGLTSTLHLSEELPEFILLDGTRLRQILWNLLSNAVKFTLKGGVRLRIYPEAAPAPLLAFEVTDSGVGISASEQSKIFDLYYQVKEPAALNHPTGAGIGLALSQHLAELMEGSIRVDSQLGQGSCLTLRIPLHPVAKPVTTPLTYPSVPLHLLLVEDMDLTIKISKMIIENLGHTVDVVMSGAEALARFSPQRYQLILLDIQLPDMSGFEVVKRLRATYPQALLPPLVALTAQVLTDKQAYLTQGMDAALNKPLSIESLAALIEQHGYSSNSTLKSPISPEPLEKPPKALIPILDENSLNNYLGLLGTTGLTDNIALFKKILPTYLSELQQQLGAHQEKELCAVAHNIQNACSTLGLKRLQQLAQQIQQANLPQAWPQVKQWVDDLQHQWPQEVEYLNQWLASTRSDDSVDQTV; this is encoded by the coding sequence TTGCAAAGCCTATTGCCCGTCGGGCTATCGCTATTACTACCGCTGGTTTTAATCTGGGATGAATTCCTATCCTTTGATGGTTGCCGCTGGCTAGGGATCATTATCCTTCTGTCAACCATTGGTGTTATCATACAGCAGCTGAAAGTACAAACTCAGAGAGAGTCACTGTATCAAAAAACCATTCTTGATTTAGAGTTGACCCTCACCCAACAAGAACAAATACAACACGATCTGACGCATCAGTTGACCTTGTTCCAATCTATTACAGATGCTTCACCAGATTTGATAGCCATCTATAATGAAGACTCCCAATTTATTGTCTGCAATCAGGCTATAGTATTACTCACGGGCAAGAGCCGGCAGCAGCTGATTGGCTCAACGCCCTTTCCATTTTTTGATACAGAAGTTGCGGAGAAAGAAGTTGAAACTAATCGACAACTATTTCAAACCAATCGTCCGGTAACCTACGAAATCTGGGGACCCAGAGCACAGGTTTACTTTGAAGTCCACAAGGTACCCTTTTATGATCCGATAAAAAAACAACACGGGGTATTAGGTTTTGGACGAGATATTACGGATCGCAAAAATTTACAACTAGCGCTAGAGAAAGCTAATTATAGCAAAACTCATTTTATTGCGACCATTAGCCACGAGCTGCGCACGCCATTGAGCGGGATTATCGGCTTATGTCGACTGCTGCGGGAGGAGCAGCTCGATCCACCACTGCAGCAGCGTTATCTAAAAACCATCTATCTTAATGCCCTCACCTTGAATCATATTTTTGATGATATTGTCAGCTTAGGAAAATTTGAGCAACACCAGATCAAACTAGTTGCTGCGCCGCTATCACTCCGTGATCTGGTCGAGGAGTTAGAAGATTTAGGCCAAGTCCTAGTAGAACCTAAAGGATTGACATCTACACTGCATTTGAGTGAGGAGTTACCAGAATTTATATTACTGGACGGCACCCGATTACGGCAGATTTTGTGGAATTTGCTGAGCAACGCGGTCAAGTTTACTTTAAAAGGTGGCGTGAGATTGCGGATCTACCCAGAAGCCGCCCCGGCTCCTCTGTTAGCTTTCGAGGTAACAGATAGTGGCGTTGGGATTTCAGCCAGTGAACAATCCAAAATATTTGACCTGTACTACCAAGTGAAAGAGCCAGCAGCACTGAATCATCCAACCGGGGCTGGTATTGGCCTAGCACTCTCGCAACACCTGGCTGAGCTGATGGAGGGCTCCATCAGGGTTGACAGTCAGCTCGGGCAGGGCAGCTGCCTTACCCTGCGCATCCCCCTACACCCTGTTGCTAAACCAGTAACCACCCCGCTAACCTACCCCTCTGTGCCACTCCATCTACTCCTTGTTGAGGATATGGATTTAACTATAAAAATTTCTAAAATGATTATAGAAAATCTGGGGCATACGGTGGACGTTGTCATGAGTGGTGCCGAAGCTTTAGCCCGCTTCTCCCCTCAACGGTACCAGTTAATCTTGTTAGATATTCAATTACCTGATATGAGCGGCTTTGAAGTGGTTAAACGATTACGAGCCACCTATCCTCAGGCACTGTTACCCCCGCTAGTGGCGTTGACGGCGCAGGTATTGACGGATAAACAGGCGTATCTGACACAAGGTATGGATGCAGCATTGAATAAACCGCTCTCGATAGAGTCTTTAGCAGCACTCATTGAGCAGCACGGCTATAGCAGCAATAGCACGCTAAAAAGCCCGATTAGCCCAGAACCGTTGGAAAAGCCCCCGAAAGCGCTCATCCCGATCTTGGATGAGAACAGCCTAAATAATTATTTGGGGTTATTAGGCACCACAGGATTAACAGACAATATCGCACTCTTTAAAAAAATATTGCCAACTTACCTCAGTGAGCTGCAACAGCAGCTCGGTGCACACCAGGAGAAGGAGCTCTGCGCCGTAGCACATAACATTCAAAACGCCTGTAGTACTCTAGGTTTAAAACGGTTACAACAACTAGCCCAGCAAATTCAACAAGCCAACTTACCGCAAGCTTGGCCTCAGGTGAAGCAGTGGGTCGATGACTTACAGCACCAGTGGCCCCAAGAGGTAGAATACTTAAATCAGTGGCTAGCCTCCACCCGCTCTGATGACTCAGTAGACCAAACAGTGTAG
- a CDS encoding ATP-binding protein — MQSLLPVGLSLLLLLVLIWDEFLPFNCCRWLKTIILLSSINVMLQQQRSAQLKQQLKVQVHAEQRHQNTITDLERAITQQEQIEHDLGHKMALLQFIMDASPDLIGLYDEDHRLIACNQAFELLLGKSRQQIIGLTPHHLYSTSVAQKIVETNRQLFQTNYPLIYEHWVPEWQIYLESHKVPFYDPIKKQRGILSLGRNTTNRKNLQLALEEANHSKTHFIATISHELRTPLSGIIGLSRLLREEQLDPPLQQRYLKTIYLNALTLNHIFDDIVSLGKFEQHQIKLVAAPLSLRDLVEELEDLGQVLVEPKGLTFTLHLSEKLPEFILLNGTRLRQILWNLLSNAVKFTLKGGVRLRIYPEVAPAPLLAFEITDSGVGIVASEQSKIFDLYYQVKEPVAPNNPTGAGIGLALSQHLAELMEGSIRVDSQLGQGSCFTLRIPLHPAAAPVPTPLPHPSVPLHLLLVEDMDLTIKISKMIIEKLGHTVDVVTSGAEALARFSPQRYQLILLDIQLPDMSGFEVVKRLRATYPQALLPRLVALTAQVLMDKQAYLTQGMDAVLNKPLSIESLAALIEQHGYSRNSTLKSPISPEPLEKPPEALIPMLDEESLNNYLGLLGPAGLTDNMALFKKILPTYLSELQQQLGAHQEKELCAVAHNIQNACSTLGLKRLQQLAQKIQQANLPQAWPQVKQWVDELQHQCPQAVQYLNQ; from the coding sequence TTGCAAAGCCTATTGCCCGTCGGGCTATCGCTATTACTACTGCTGGTTTTAATCTGGGATGAATTCCTACCCTTCAATTGTTGCCGCTGGCTAAAAACTATCATACTCCTGTCCAGTATTAATGTCATGCTGCAACAGCAACGGTCTGCCCAGCTGAAACAACAGCTTAAAGTGCAAGTTCATGCAGAGCAGCGGCATCAAAATACCATCACAGATTTAGAGCGGGCCATCACCCAACAAGAACAAATAGAACACGATCTGGGGCATAAGATGGCCTTGCTCCAATTTATTATGGATGCCTCGCCAGATTTGATTGGCCTCTACGATGAAGATCATCGACTTATTGCCTGCAATCAGGCTTTTGAATTACTCCTAGGCAAAAGCCGGCAGCAGATCATTGGCTTAACCCCACACCATCTCTATAGTACATCCGTGGCACAAAAGATAGTTGAAACCAATCGACAACTATTTCAAACCAATTATCCACTAATCTATGAACACTGGGTACCCGAATGGCAGATCTATCTTGAAAGCCACAAGGTGCCTTTTTATGATCCGATAAAAAAACAGCGTGGGATATTATCCTTAGGACGAAATACTACAAATCGCAAAAATTTACAACTAGCACTAGAAGAAGCTAATCATAGCAAAACTCATTTTATTGCGACTATTAGCCACGAGCTGCGCACGCCATTGAGCGGGATTATCGGCTTAAGTCGACTGCTGCGGGAGGAGCAGCTCGATCCACCACTGCAGCAGCGTTATCTAAAAACCATCTATCTTAATGCCCTCACCTTGAATCATATTTTTGATGATATTGTCAGCTTAGGAAAATTTGAGCAACACCAGATCAAACTAGTTGCTGCGCCGCTATCACTCCGTGATCTGGTCGAGGAGTTAGAAGATTTAGGCCAAGTCCTAGTAGAACCTAAAGGATTGACATTTACACTGCATTTGAGTGAGAAGTTACCAGAATTTATATTACTGAACGGCACCCGATTACGGCAGATTTTGTGGAATTTGCTGAGCAACGCGGTCAAGTTTACTTTAAAAGGCGGGGTAAGATTGCGGATCTACCCAGAAGTCGCCCCTGCCCCTCTATTAGCCTTCGAGATCACAGATAGTGGCGTTGGGATTGTAGCCAGTGAACAATCCAAAATATTTGACCTGTACTACCAAGTGAAAGAGCCAGTAGCACCGAACAATCCAACCGGGGCTGGTATTGGCTTAGCACTCTCGCAACACCTGGCTGAGCTGATGGAGGGCTCCATCAGGGTTGACAGTCAGCTCGGGCAAGGCAGCTGCTTTACCCTACGCATCCCCCTACACCCCGCCGCTGCACCAGTGCCAACCCCACTACCACATCCCTCCGTGCCACTCCATCTACTCCTTGTTGAGGATATGGATTTAACTATAAAAATTTCTAAAATGATTATAGAAAAGCTGGGGCATACGGTGGACGTTGTCACGAGTGGTGCCGAAGCTTTAGCCCGCTTCTCCCCTCAACGGTACCAGTTAATCTTATTAGATATTCAATTACCCGATATGAGCGGCTTTGAAGTGGTTAAACGATTACGAGCCACCTATCCTCAGGCACTGTTACCCCGACTAGTGGCGTTGACGGCGCAGGTATTGATGGATAAACAGGCGTATCTGACACAAGGGATGGATGCGGTATTGAATAAACCGCTCTCGATAGAGTCTTTAGCAGCACTCATTGAGCAGCACGGCTATAGCAGAAATAGCACGCTAAAAAGCCCGATTAGCCCAGAACCGTTGGAAAAGCCCCCGGAAGCGCTTATCCCGATGTTGGATGAGGAGAGCCTAAATAATTATTTGGGGTTATTAGGCCCTGCAGGATTAACAGACAATATGGCACTCTTTAAGAAAATATTGCCAACTTACCTCAGTGAGCTGCAACAGCAGCTCGGTGCACACCAGGAGAAGGAGCTCTGCGCCGTAGCACATAACATTCAAAACGCCTGTAGTACTCTAGGTTTAAAACGGTTACAACAACTAGCCCAGAAAATCCAACAAGCCAACCTACCGCAAGCTTGGCCTCAGGTGAAGCAATGGGTTGATGAATTACAGCACCAGTGTCCTCAAGCAGTACAATACTTAAATCAGTAG
- a CDS encoding H-NS family histone-like protein, with amino-acid sequence MSAEIFKILHNIRTLRAHARELPMDALEEMLEKVKTVVDERRQEDLQAQAHKQEHEQKLQQYRNMLMADGIDPNELLMPTATKSGKRRAPRPAKYQYLENGEQKTWTGQGRTPAAMKHAIEREGKTLEAFLI; translated from the coding sequence ATGTCTGCTGAAATTTTTAAGATCCTTCACAACATTCGAACATTAAGGGCACATGCACGGGAATTACCGATGGATGCGTTAGAAGAGATGTTGGAAAAAGTCAAGACGGTAGTCGACGAGCGTCGTCAAGAAGATCTTCAGGCCCAGGCGCATAAACAAGAGCATGAACAAAAATTGCAGCAGTACCGCAATATGCTGATGGCTGATGGGATTGATCCGAATGAGTTGCTGATGCCAACCGCTACTAAATCTGGGAAGCGTCGGGCACCACGGCCAGCAAAATATCAATATCTAGAAAATGGTGAGCAAAAAACTTGGACCGGACAGGGCCGTACACCAGCTGCTATGAAGCATGCCATTGAACGAGAAGGTAAAACATTAGAAGCCTTTTTAATTTAG
- a CDS encoding HIT domain-containing protein: MERESSLFTQIIQRQRPADILYQDEQVTAFRDIAPAAPVHVLIVPNRLIKTLNDLQSSDTGLVGHMVLVATDLARQQGIADDGYRLIINCNQHGGQVVPHLHLHLVGGHPLGPLLNHPD; the protein is encoded by the coding sequence ATGGAGAGAGAGAGTTCCCTATTTACGCAAATTATACAGCGCCAGCGACCGGCTGACATTCTCTATCAGGATGAACAGGTGACTGCTTTTCGTGATATTGCACCGGCAGCCCCTGTTCATGTGCTGATTGTCCCCAATCGTCTGATTAAGACTCTGAATGATCTGCAATCTAGTGATACGGGCCTAGTGGGGCATATGGTACTGGTTGCCACTGACTTGGCTAGGCAACAGGGGATTGCTGATGACGGTTACCGTTTGATTATTAACTGTAACCAGCATGGGGGGCAAGTAGTCCCACACTTGCACCTTCATTTAGTGGGAGGACATCCTTTAGGCCCGCTGTTGAATCATCCCGATTAA
- a CDS encoding dihydroorotase translates to MTSLLIKEAMLVNEGRCYRADLLIAQGRIQQIAPTISPPPQIPVLEAAGKYLLPGMIDDQVHFREPGFPHKGTIATESRAAVAGGITSFMEMPNVNPPTTNLQALEDKYARAATSSVANYSFYLGATPDNLEEIQRLKPGQACGLKIFMGSSTGDLLVDDEAVLNQIFATTPLLIATHCEDTPTIQAAELAYAKRYGSAIPAEAHAEIRSVAACLRSSRLAVAIAKKHGTRLHVLHLTTADELALFTPAPTLADLQNKQITAEVCVHHLFFNQQDYQRLGHQIKCNPSIKSAQHQQALIQGIKEGRLDIIATDHAPHTWAEKQQAYAQAPSGLPLVQQALLMLLALYQRGLLSLELIVQKTSHAVAERFQLVNRGYLREGYWADLVLVDLQRPTPVRQEDLLYHCGWSPLTGETFQSSIDTTWVNGVIVYQRQQLTGQQPGQRLLFRR, encoded by the coding sequence ATGACTTCCCTACTCATTAAAGAGGCGATGCTGGTTAACGAGGGACGCTGCTATCGGGCTGATCTATTGATTGCCCAGGGGCGGATCCAACAGATCGCTCCCACCATCAGCCCGCCACCGCAAATACCCGTGCTAGAAGCTGCCGGCAAATATCTCCTCCCAGGGATGATTGATGATCAAGTGCATTTTCGTGAGCCCGGTTTCCCCCACAAAGGCACTATCGCAACCGAATCACGGGCTGCAGTAGCTGGAGGCATCACCAGTTTTATGGAGATGCCCAATGTGAATCCACCGACCACAAACCTTCAAGCCTTGGAGGACAAATATGCACGAGCCGCCACGAGCTCGGTCGCCAATTATAGTTTCTATCTTGGGGCAACTCCTGACAATCTCGAAGAGATCCAACGCTTAAAACCTGGACAAGCGTGTGGTCTTAAAATTTTTATGGGATCGTCTACGGGCGATTTATTGGTAGATGATGAGGCGGTTCTCAACCAAATTTTTGCGACCACACCGCTATTAATTGCTACCCATTGTGAAGATACCCCCACCATTCAAGCAGCCGAACTAGCCTACGCAAAACGCTATGGCAGCGCTATCCCCGCGGAAGCACATGCGGAAATCCGTTCGGTTGCAGCCTGTCTACGCTCCTCTCGTTTAGCGGTTGCGATCGCCAAAAAGCATGGAACACGTCTGCATGTGCTGCATCTGACCACCGCTGATGAGCTGGCGCTATTTACCCCTGCCCCGACCTTGGCCGATCTGCAGAATAAACAGATCACCGCTGAGGTCTGTGTGCATCATCTGTTCTTTAACCAGCAGGATTATCAGCGCTTAGGGCACCAAATTAAATGTAACCCCTCGATCAAATCGGCACAGCATCAACAGGCGCTGATCCAGGGGATCAAAGAGGGGAGACTTGATATCATTGCGACCGATCATGCGCCGCATACCTGGGCCGAAAAACAGCAGGCGTACGCTCAAGCGCCCTCTGGATTACCTTTAGTTCAGCAGGCGCTCTTGATGTTACTCGCGTTATACCAGCGTGGCCTGCTCTCGTTAGAGCTCATTGTCCAAAAAACCAGCCATGCCGTGGCTGAGCGTTTTCAACTCGTCAATCGCGGTTACCTTCGTGAAGGCTACTGGGCTGATTTAGTCCTGGTTGATTTACAACGGCCAACCCCGGTACGCCAGGAGGATCTACTCTATCATTGTGGCTGGTCTCCGTTGACTGGAGAGACTTTCCAAAGCAGCATCGATACTACCTGGGTCAATGGGGTGATCGTCTATCAGCGCCAACAACTGACGGGCCAACAGCCTGGGCAACGGCTGCTCTTCCGACGTTAA
- a CDS encoding ABC transporter ATP-binding protein, producing the protein MLDQHAKNWWAFIGYFLKEYKRFVIPFVSLALLSGLWAPLNSLLIKIIIDRLGLVSTEQATVWILWPAGLFVINFEVHNLCWRGMGYINYKLQPLLKNSIITETVSRVHQQSQQFFQERLAGRIAGNINTLADNTERIVHDIARQLLRTAVLIVGAFISLYLVHPKFFVVLLSWFLIFVVMGLSQSKRLVILSEAQAAAESTVSGQLVDSMTNSHNVRTFTNAAYEITHLKQYLLRANQAFQTKEWFALKLHYLQGLSISILQGCMLYYLTQFYRDHAITLGDFALIITMSLEVSFMIWHALEQVEALNRAIGHCQQSLSRLFVPQAISDQAPGLALRVTQGAISFSAVTFHYPGRALLFKKLSITIPAAQKVGLVGYSGSGKSTWVNLLLRLYEITEGQIMIDGQAIHAVTQDSLRHAIALISQDPTLFHRSLRENIRYGRLAATDQEIQLAAERAGAHQFITQLPEGYDTLVGERGVKLSGGQRQRIAMARAILKAAPILILDEATSQLDSLTENSIQETLWPFMEGKTTIVIAHRLSTLLRMDRILVFKRGQIVQDGSHTTLLQQEGLYKTLWDTQVGGYLKDNR; encoded by the coding sequence ATGCTAGATCAACACGCAAAAAACTGGTGGGCCTTCATTGGCTACTTTTTAAAAGAGTACAAGCGCTTTGTGATACCGTTTGTTAGCCTAGCGCTACTCTCTGGACTCTGGGCACCGTTGAATAGTCTATTGATCAAGATCATCATCGATAGGTTAGGCTTAGTATCCACCGAGCAGGCAACGGTCTGGATCCTGTGGCCAGCAGGGCTATTTGTGATTAACTTTGAAGTCCATAATCTATGTTGGCGTGGGATGGGCTATATCAATTATAAACTGCAGCCCCTGCTGAAAAATAGCATTATCACTGAAACAGTGAGCAGGGTTCATCAACAGTCCCAGCAGTTTTTTCAAGAGAGATTAGCCGGCCGCATTGCAGGCAATATTAATACCCTGGCGGATAATACAGAGCGTATTGTCCATGATATTGCTCGGCAGCTGCTGCGAACAGCGGTATTGATAGTGGGCGCCTTCATTAGCTTATACCTGGTGCACCCGAAGTTTTTTGTGGTCTTGCTCAGTTGGTTTCTGATCTTTGTGGTGATGGGACTGAGTCAGTCAAAACGATTAGTGATCTTATCAGAAGCCCAGGCAGCCGCGGAATCAACCGTTTCCGGGCAATTGGTTGATAGCATGACCAATAGTCATAACGTCAGAACTTTTACGAATGCTGCTTATGAGATCACGCATCTTAAACAGTATTTATTGAGGGCTAACCAAGCGTTTCAAACAAAAGAGTGGTTTGCTCTCAAACTACATTATCTGCAAGGGCTGTCGATTTCTATCTTGCAGGGATGCATGCTCTATTATCTGACGCAATTTTACCGGGATCACGCTATCACACTCGGTGATTTTGCACTGATTATCACCATGAGCCTAGAGGTCAGCTTTATGATTTGGCATGCTCTGGAGCAAGTGGAGGCATTAAACAGAGCCATTGGCCATTGTCAGCAGAGCTTGTCCAGGCTGTTTGTACCGCAAGCGATCAGTGATCAGGCACCGGGGTTAGCGTTGCGGGTGACACAGGGAGCCATCAGTTTTTCAGCGGTCACTTTTCATTATCCAGGCAGAGCACTACTCTTTAAAAAACTGTCGATCACGATTCCAGCGGCGCAAAAGGTGGGGCTGGTTGGCTATTCTGGCAGCGGCAAATCAACCTGGGTCAATCTACTTCTGAGGCTGTATGAGATCACGGAAGGCCAGATTATGATCGATGGACAAGCCATTCACGCAGTGACTCAGGACTCTCTGCGACACGCGATTGCGCTGATCTCTCAAGATCCGACGCTATTTCATCGTTCGTTGAGAGAGAATATTCGCTACGGTCGACTGGCGGCGACGGATCAGGAGATTCAGCTAGCAGCAGAGCGTGCCGGCGCTCATCAGTTTATTACCCAGCTGCCGGAAGGGTATGACACGCTGGTGGGGGAGCGTGGGGTAAAGTTGTCTGGCGGGCAACGTCAACGGATTGCGATGGCCCGGGCGATTTTAAAAGCGGCCCCCATTTTGATTTTAGATGAAGCGACTTCTCAGCTTGATTCACTGACGGAAAACAGTATTCAAGAGACCTTATGGCCATTCATGGAGGGTAAGACGACGATAGTGATCGCCCATCGGTTATCGACTCTGCTGCGGATGGATCGCATTCTTGTTTTTAAGCGCGGGCAGATTGTTCAAGATGGTTCACATACAACGTTACTCCAGCAGGAGGGTTTATATAAAACATTGTGGGATACCCAAGTCGGTGGCTACTTGAAAGATAACCGTTAG
- a CDS encoding ABC transporter substrate-binding protein: protein MGWFQTILQAVAGSDRQPLAPLQALVINNASEPESLDPHKTLGSAEQKIMGDLLEGLFIFDRHGEVVPGMALYAYSPDKKSWSFHLRPGTKWSNGDKLDAHDFVYSWRRLADPKTAAPKAELLRTMKVANIEAILAGKLPPEALGIKALGPLTLQLTLSKPLGFLKKLLVNSGLLPVHQATIERYGEQWTQPTHWVGNGAYRLKKHVVNEKIVLIRNPHYWDNQHTTIDQVTYLSLDEATEIARYQTGDIDLTHTKVSSDLLKKLKKELIQELRRFPMPAFRGYQINITLPPFNDVRVRQALNLVLDRQAILQQLCLVDQLPTHHLVPDGLGGSALDQPNWALWSPAQRLETAQALLQAAGYGPENPLKFTLLYPNSEANKQLALVVCALWQAYLGVETTLVHREWKVYLEETRLRNYQMAHLSFSTTGGDPYGLLGNQCSHSCDNETGYNNPNFDHWLEKALDCLHDTERRSLYYKAEAQLAEDVPIIPLFHPVALRLVKPYVGGLSDRNPMNRFYTKDLYLTKHPLAPKKARQ from the coding sequence ATGGGCTGGTTTCAAACTATTTTACAAGCAGTTGCAGGATCAGATAGACAACCTTTGGCACCACTACAAGCGCTGGTGATCAACAATGCTTCTGAGCCAGAATCGCTTGATCCCCATAAAACCTTAGGATCAGCAGAACAAAAAATCATGGGTGATCTCCTGGAGGGGCTATTTATTTTCGATCGCCATGGTGAAGTAGTTCCTGGTATGGCACTCTATGCCTACAGCCCTGATAAAAAGAGTTGGAGTTTTCATCTGCGTCCTGGGACTAAGTGGTCCAATGGGGATAAACTCGATGCTCATGACTTTGTCTATAGCTGGCGGCGGCTCGCCGATCCTAAAACCGCTGCGCCTAAAGCAGAGCTCTTACGGACTATGAAAGTCGCTAATATTGAGGCGATCTTGGCTGGAAAACTACCCCCTGAAGCCTTAGGGATTAAAGCCCTTGGGCCACTGACACTACAGCTCACCCTATCAAAACCACTGGGATTTTTAAAAAAACTGCTAGTCAACAGCGGGTTGCTGCCGGTACATCAAGCAACTATCGAGCGCTATGGGGAGCAGTGGACCCAACCGACACACTGGGTAGGCAATGGCGCCTATCGTCTAAAAAAACACGTAGTGAATGAGAAAATTGTGCTGATCCGTAATCCCCATTACTGGGATAATCAGCACACCACGATTGACCAAGTCACCTACCTGTCACTCGATGAAGCGACCGAAATAGCCCGTTATCAGACAGGAGATATTGACCTCACTCATACTAAAGTTTCATCAGATTTGTTAAAAAAATTAAAAAAAGAATTAATTCAAGAACTGAGACGGTTTCCAATGCCTGCTTTTCGTGGTTACCAAATCAATATCACCCTTCCCCCCTTTAATGATGTACGTGTTCGGCAAGCTTTAAATTTAGTATTAGACCGCCAAGCGATCTTGCAACAATTATGTCTTGTAGACCAGCTGCCAACCCATCATCTGGTCCCTGATGGTTTAGGCGGTTCAGCCCTTGACCAACCAAACTGGGCCTTATGGAGTCCAGCACAGCGACTAGAAACTGCCCAAGCACTGCTGCAAGCAGCCGGTTATGGGCCAGAAAATCCGTTAAAATTTACCCTGCTGTATCCAAACTCTGAAGCTAATAAACAATTAGCACTGGTGGTGTGTGCGCTATGGCAGGCTTATTTAGGGGTAGAAACCACGCTCGTCCATCGAGAGTGGAAAGTCTATTTAGAAGAGACCCGTTTAAGAAATTATCAGATGGCACACCTTAGTTTTTCTACCACCGGTGGTGATCCCTACGGGTTACTGGGGAACCAATGTTCTCATAGTTGCGATAATGAAACGGGTTACAATAATCCGAATTTCGATCATTGGCTTGAGAAAGCCTTAGACTGCCTCCATGACACTGAACGCCGTTCCCTGTATTACAAAGCAGAAGCGCAACTGGCAGAAGATGTGCCTATTATCCCGTTGTTTCATCCAGTAGCCCTGCGTCTGGTCAAGCCTTATGTTGGTGGCTTGAGTGACCGTAACCCCATGAATCGGTTTTACACAAAAGATCTCTACCTCACCAAACATCCGCTAGCCCCTAAAAAAGCGCGGCAGTAG